From the Mesotoga prima MesG1.Ag.4.2 genome, the window AGATCCATTCTCCGCCCTTCGAAAGCATCCTGTATTCAATGTCGAAGTAGTCAGTCTGACCTTCGTAGCAATTATCCATTTCCTCAAGGCAGGGAAGAAGGTCCTCAGGGTGTACTAATTCCTTCCATTGTTGAAAGGTAATGACAGACCCGCCTGCCGGGTAGCCCATGATCTGATAGTATCGATCGTTTATCGAAAACTCGCCTTTCTTCATTTTCAAGTCCCAGAGACCTATCTTTCCGCCTTTCACTGCAAGTGCGAGCCTCTCTTCACTTTGGCGCAGCGCATCTTCGACCTCTTTTCTTTCGGTTATATCTGTCAACAACGCAATATGCCCTCTGATCTTGCCCTTGTTGCTGTAGATTGGACTCTGCTTTATCTCTATGACTCTCTCTCGCGCGTTCAACTCTCTCCTTTCGGAGCCAGAAGTGAAGAAGCTTGCAAGAGACTCGATATCGCTGAAGACCTCCTGGACTGAGTTTCCAATGGCATCTGAGGCATCAATGCCCAGCATTTTGCAAGCCATCGGATTCAAATCAACTATTCTTCCACCATCATCAAGAATGACTATCCCGTCTGGAAGCCTTTCTATTACAGTCTCCCTGGCTACGGGACGTATGTCGAACAACCTATATCTGAAAACTCCTGCAGCGGCAAATACTCCGGCAAATGTGAAAGCGAATGGGGTCAAATCCAAATATCCTATATCGACGAAGTCAAACAAGTAGTTTATGTTGACCAATATGGGGAATACCGTTCCCAGTAGAACAGTCCTCAACTGACCCTTATATAGACCCGTCGAACGGAGATACTTCCTGAAGACAGCAGCGATCCCCGATAAAAGCAGCAAATAATTGTACGACATTGCAACCCAGAAGAGCGGACCGTGAACCAGTTTTTGCAGGGGGAAAGCCGAAGTTTGATCGAGCTCACTAACGGAGTAAAATAGCCAGTGCTGTTCATTTGTCCACACCGCAAACAAAACAGCAATCGGTACGATAAATAGCATCACAATCTTCTTCCAGTCAAACCAATCTCTTTTGTCTACAAGTGCCATGGAGAAAAGAAAGTAAAAGACCGAAACGGACACAATTCCTGGATAAGAAATCTTGTTCAAAAGCCTCATACTTTCAAGATCATCAGAAAACAACTCCAGAGCATAGAAAAGCGACCACCACGCTATAGAAAGCATTACTAGGCCAAGAGTCCTGGCTTCCAAACGACTTCTCTGCCTGAAACAAAGGAACACCATAAAAAAACTAACAGCCACTGGAAAGAACATCAAAATCGCGTAAATATTCAAATCTCACACCCCGAAAATCTCCTGATAGTCAGATTATAAACGTTTTGCCAGGACTTCACAAAGAAAAGAAAATCATCAATGGGTGATAGGACTTGGCTGTAAACGGAGCAACGTTCTATGAGAAGAGAACAACACAAGTCAGGCGCTTCGAATAAGGCATTCTCAGGTCAACCGTCAACGGTTCTCCGTCCTCAGATAAGAGCAAATGGGATGAGATCCCGTAAAAGACCACTAAGCGATGATATTCTTTTCTTGCTTTCCGTCATCTGACAATGCTCCCGGTCAGAATCTGGGCACGACTCGGGACTCACCGTTAACGGTACTCCGTCATCCGCGACAAGAGCGAGACGCAATGCGCCGAGGAATATCAGCGGACACAAGGAGGACCAGAAGAGCGTGGTTGGGGTTAGCAGGTAGGGGGTAGGAAAGAGCGAAGTGAAACCGGTTCGCCGATGAACGGTTCTCCGTTCTCCGAATAAAAAACCTGTTCTTCGTTCTTGGCCAAGATCAGGAACCAAAAGCATGATGCTGAAACAAGTTCAGACGGGATGCGGCGTTATCAAAATAACCATACCCTGTCATCCCGAACTTGTTTCGGGATCTGGGTTTCGTTCCTATCGAAGGACGGGTCCATGATCTTGGACGGGCAACGAAGGACGGCTTTTCTCAGCGACGAGCGGGCCCTTGATTTTAAGTGTAAGGCGATTCTTAAGATTGTCGAGATGCTGAAACGAGTTCAGCATGACGAATTATTACGCTTTCAGAATCAACAACGCTTTCATGCCGTCTAGTCTTCTCGAAAGTCCCTCACTTTGTCATCCCGAATTTAGTTCGGGATCTGGGTTTCGTTCCTATCGAAGGACGGGTCCATGATCTTGGACGGGCAACGAAGGACGGCTCTTCCCAGCGACAAGCGGGTCTTTGATTTTAAGTGTAAGGCGATTCTTAAGATTGTCGAGATGCTGAGATGACAAATTATTACGCTTTCAGAATCAGCAAACGATGTCATCCCCGTCTCGTCTTCTCAGAAGTCTCCCATGCTGTCATCCCGAACTTGTTTCGGGATCTGGGTTTCGTTCCTATCGAAGGACGGGTCCATGATCTTGGACGGGCAACAAAGGACGGCTCTTCCCAGCGATCAGCGTTTCTTAGATTCGAGATTCCGTTTGGTCTATGATTCTCCTTTTTGTTTCTTCCTAAGAGCCAACAGCAGAGATTAATAAATACTATTAATCAAGCTCTTATAGGCGACTTCCAGTTCTTGTGAAGGATCAAAGTTGTTTCATGAAAGCCAGTCACGGGTTACGTGACCGGCGACGGCATGAGAGTTATTCTTTTTCTGGGGCAGAGTCTTTTTCTTTTTTGAGTGCGTCGATAAGTTCATCGACGAGTTTTGGGTTGATTGTGATTCCTTTCTTAGTAGGTTTGTAGTCTCCTTCATCGTCCTGATAGTAAATCCTCAAATCAATGAATTCATGGCCTTTGTATTCTCTCTTCGAGACTCTTACGATCTCTGTGTCGTTTCTTTTTATGTCTGTCAAACTCGTCACGTCCTTTCATTTTTGATCTTTCCTTTTATATCACATCGAGGGAACTTTGACTATCTTTCTCCATAAGAATTGAGTGATAGAATCGGTTCAGTGAAGATGAAGGTGGTCGATGCTCTTGATAGATCTAATTATGATAGGCGCCGGAAATAGAGGGT encodes:
- a CDS encoding histidine kinase N-terminal 7TM domain-containing diguanylate cyclase; its protein translation is MNIYAILMFFPVAVSFFMVFLCFRQRSRLEARTLGLVMLSIAWWSLFYALELFSDDLESMRLLNKISYPGIVSVSVFYFLFSMALVDKRDWFDWKKIVMLFIVPIAVLFAVWTNEQHWLFYSVSELDQTSAFPLQKLVHGPLFWVAMSYNYLLLLSGIAAVFRKYLRSTGLYKGQLRTVLLGTVFPILVNINYLFDFVDIGYLDLTPFAFTFAGVFAAAGVFRYRLFDIRPVARETVIERLPDGIVILDDGGRIVDLNPMACKMLGIDASDAIGNSVQEVFSDIESLASFFTSGSERRELNARERVIEIKQSPIYSNKGKIRGHIALLTDITERKEVEDALRQSEERLALAVKGGKIGLWDLKMKKGEFSINDRYYQIMGYPAGGSVITFQQWKELVHPEDLLPCLEEMDNCYEGQTDYFDIEYRMLSKGGEWIWVHDRGEAAERDEDGRATRILGTHIDISPTKQIEEALRESQMMYKKLATTDMLTGVMNRYSLTELLKLETERSRRYSAPLSLIMFDLDNLKTVNDNFGHLAGDDALKVTCSFVQSNIRSCDDIGRWGGDEFLIVATNTDLEGAVKMAEKLRSGLSSIDKKEYGPLTISIGVTTLLENESDFDGLLRRADEALYESKRSGKNRVTSVI
- a CDS encoding transcriptional coactivator p15/PC4 family protein, producing MTDIKRNDTEIVRVSKREYKGHEFIDLRIYYQDDEGDYKPTKKGITINPKLVDELIDALKKEKDSAPEKE